In one Arthrobacter jinronghuae genomic region, the following are encoded:
- a CDS encoding energy-coupling factor transporter transmembrane component T family protein, protein MSAVVAGAPARPAGTFLARANPLSKLAAAVLLTLAVLVTVDWVSAAVVLTAELALLPLLHIRIGTLVRRIWPLLAAALIGAWGTALLAEKTGTVLLEAGPLVFTSGSVAAGIAIGLRGLAIALPGIYLLATTDPTDLADALAQKLRLPHRFVLGALAAMRLVGLLVEEWRTIGLARHARGAGPDAGGAARIRGFAGQSLALLVQAIRRATRLATAMEARGFGAAERTWARTSTFSGVDAVVFGVGVALSVAAVAAAVAAGTFNFILT, encoded by the coding sequence ATGAGCGCTGTAGTTGCCGGGGCGCCGGCCCGGCCCGCCGGCACGTTCCTGGCCCGCGCCAACCCGCTCTCCAAGCTTGCCGCGGCAGTGCTGCTGACCCTGGCAGTACTGGTGACGGTGGACTGGGTGAGTGCCGCCGTCGTCCTCACCGCCGAACTGGCCCTGCTGCCGCTGCTGCACATCCGGATCGGAACATTGGTGCGGCGGATCTGGCCGCTGCTCGCCGCGGCGCTGATCGGCGCGTGGGGCACGGCGCTGCTGGCGGAAAAGACCGGGACGGTGCTGCTCGAGGCCGGGCCGCTGGTGTTCACCTCCGGTTCCGTTGCCGCGGGCATCGCCATCGGGCTGCGCGGCCTGGCCATAGCCCTGCCGGGAATCTATCTGCTGGCCACGACCGATCCCACCGACCTGGCCGATGCCCTGGCCCAGAAACTGAGGCTGCCGCACCGCTTTGTCCTGGGCGCGCTGGCGGCCATGCGGCTGGTGGGGCTGCTGGTGGAGGAATGGCGCACCATCGGACTGGCCCGGCATGCCCGCGGCGCGGGACCGGACGCCGGGGGAGCAGCCCGGATCCGAGGTTTCGCCGGGCAGTCCCTGGCGCTGCTGGTGCAGGCGATCCGCCGGGCCACCCGCCTGGCGACGGCAATGGAAGCGCGCGGCTTCGGCGCAGCGGAACGGACCTGGGCTCGAACGTCGACTTTCAGCGGGGTGGACGCGGTGGTGTTCGGGGTGGGGGTA